The following coding sequences lie in one Pelobacter seleniigenes DSM 18267 genomic window:
- a CDS encoding ABC transporter permease translates to MRRQLKILEYTLSSLWRRKFKNLSLIAVYSLTIAALGSVLLLTHALKQEAATSLSAAPELVVQRVAGGRHELIPVSYAATIAALPGVTKVTPRVWGYFYDSLIKANLTLLGIGEESGRLELLDGRLPSTEQECAIGDGVRQAFGPGLNDLLVLEDSGSRRVEYRIVGVFASASNLLTNDLVVLTEPAIRKFFLIAPDMATDLAVAVPNPREIKTLAKKIKYHLPDTRPISRAEILHTYDSLFNWRSGMLLAVAAAALLAFCILAWDKATGISVEEKQEIGILKALGWETADVLTSKFWEGLVISLTAFVIGLLAAWIHVFLFKAPALTPLLKGWSVLFPDFQLNPSVDLYQVCVLAFLTIIPYLACTMVPAWKTADSDPEQVMRN, encoded by the coding sequence ATGCGTCGCCAGCTGAAAATCCTCGAATACACCCTGTCCAGCCTGTGGCGCCGGAAGTTCAAGAACCTCTCCCTGATTGCGGTCTATTCCCTGACCATTGCCGCGCTGGGCTCGGTCCTGCTCCTCACCCATGCCCTTAAGCAGGAAGCCGCAACCAGCCTGTCCGCGGCTCCCGAACTGGTGGTGCAGCGGGTTGCCGGCGGCCGGCATGAGCTGATTCCGGTCAGCTATGCCGCAACCATCGCCGCCCTGCCGGGGGTGACCAAAGTGACTCCTCGGGTCTGGGGATATTTCTATGATTCCCTCATCAAAGCTAATCTGACCCTCCTCGGCATTGGCGAAGAATCAGGCCGGCTCGAGTTGCTGGATGGTCGCTTGCCGAGCACGGAGCAGGAATGTGCCATCGGTGACGGGGTCCGGCAGGCCTTCGGACCGGGGCTGAATGATCTCCTGGTGCTGGAAGATAGCGGTAGCCGCCGCGTTGAATACCGGATAGTCGGGGTGTTTGCCAGCGCTTCCAACCTGCTGACCAACGACTTGGTGGTCTTGACCGAACCCGCGATCCGGAAATTCTTCCTGATCGCACCCGACATGGCCACCGATCTCGCTGTGGCGGTTCCCAATCCACGGGAGATAAAAACCCTGGCCAAAAAGATCAAATACCATCTGCCCGACACCCGGCCGATCAGTCGTGCGGAAATCCTGCATACCTATGATTCCCTGTTCAACTGGCGCAGCGGTATGCTGCTGGCCGTGGCTGCGGCTGCGCTGTTGGCGTTCTGCATTCTGGCCTGGGACAAGGCCACCGGGATCAGCGTGGAGGAAAAACAGGAAATCGGCATTCTGAAAGCCCTGGGCTGGGAAACGGCGGATGTGCTGACCAGTAAATTCTGGGAAGGGCTGGTGATCTCCCTGACGGCCTTTGTCATCGGCCTGCTGGCGGCCTGGATTCATGTTTTTCTTTTCAAGGCGCCGGCTTTAACCCCGCTGCTGAAAGGCTGGTCAGTGCTGTTTCCGGACTTTCAGCTCAATCCGAGCGTTGATCTCTACCAGGTGTGTGTCCTGGCGTTTCTGACGATTATCCCGTATCTGGCCTGTACCATGGTGCCGGCCTGGAAAACCGCGGACAGCGATCCGGAACAGGTGATGAGGAACTGA
- a CDS encoding ABC transporter ATP-binding protein — protein MALLQITDLNKIYHRRRPDEMTALADISLTIEPGEAVALTGPSGSGKTTLLSLLGCMARPTSGDIFLHERNIARLPERFLARIRRESFGFVFQHYQLLRDVNVLENVMLPLYPTERSFREMKAAAGAVLERFGMLSMAGKKVKQLSGGEQQRVAIARALIAQPEVIIADEPTAHLDGDLARELLRIFQDLHSEGTTLIMATHDPLLAQAAFVQHRIRLRFGRIEEDLLL, from the coding sequence ATGGCTTTGCTGCAAATCACGGATCTGAACAAGATTTATCATCGCCGCCGGCCCGACGAAATGACCGCCTTGGCCGACATTTCGCTGACGATAGAGCCCGGTGAGGCGGTGGCTCTGACCGGGCCGAGCGGTTCGGGCAAAACGACTTTGCTCAGCCTGCTCGGATGCATGGCGCGGCCGACCTCCGGGGATATTTTTCTCCATGAGCGCAATATCGCCCGCCTGCCCGAGCGGTTTCTGGCCAGGATCCGGCGGGAGTCGTTCGGTTTTGTTTTCCAGCACTACCAGCTGCTGCGCGATGTCAATGTCCTGGAAAACGTAATGCTGCCCCTGTACCCGACCGAGCGCTCCTTTCGGGAGATGAAAGCTGCGGCCGGTGCGGTGCTGGAGCGCTTCGGGATGCTCTCCATGGCCGGGAAGAAAGTGAAACAGCTCTCCGGAGGCGAGCAGCAGCGGGTCGCCATCGCCCGGGCGCTGATCGCGCAGCCGGAGGTGATCATTGCGGATGAGCCCACCGCTCACCTCGATGGCGACCTGGCTCGGGAGCTGCTGCGGATTTTCCAGGATCTGCACAGCGAAGGGACAACGCTGATCATGGCCACCCATGACCCGTTGCTGGCCCAGGCCGCCTTTGTGCAGCATCGTATCCGTTTGCGTTTCGGGCGGATTGAAGAGGATCTCCTGCTGTGA
- a CDS encoding acyl-CoA dehydrogenase family protein — protein sequence MPDSSTSVENKPFPQFLAEFKEKLRQLFHVRTDLNEISAQRGLPPFVLREIMAGNPLATYVPQRYGGRGGVSHEGLALTAAASYESLPLSLGFGINWALFLQPVIKYAQDEAKLPLLKKFLAERKMGGLMITEPGHGSDALRMQSCYTRHGDRYHLKGTKHWAGLTGWADFWLLTARQQNESGELMRDIDFFICDVAARDQHIVVEEVYQNLGIYMLPYGRNKVDVKIPVVQKLEPHSSGIKMMLDLLHRSRMQFPGMGMGFIQRMLDEAVAHCRDRVVGGRSLFTYDQVQQRLARLQSAFTVCSAMCLNSSHKVSIENDMAPHGLEANAVKTYLTDLMQSTAQSLLQLVGAKGYRLNHIAGRAIVDSRPFQIFEGSNDILYIQIGEAIQKQLQRAKNANLLTLLSGMELTVLAADRLRQLLDFSVRTHLPQRKLTELGKVVSRIVAMDQVIRLGQTPFNKELIQSSLSHIEQELTALFSSFNFSNLHNFYEGYEENSSWLNCYQS from the coding sequence ATGCCTGATTCTTCCACGTCTGTAGAAAACAAGCCTTTTCCGCAGTTTCTGGCAGAGTTCAAAGAAAAACTCCGGCAGCTGTTTCATGTCCGCACCGATCTGAACGAAATCAGCGCCCAGCGAGGTCTGCCCCCTTTTGTGCTGCGCGAAATCATGGCCGGCAATCCGCTGGCAACCTATGTCCCGCAACGCTACGGCGGGCGCGGTGGAGTCAGCCACGAAGGGCTGGCACTGACCGCAGCGGCAAGTTATGAATCGTTGCCACTCTCCCTGGGGTTCGGCATCAACTGGGCCCTGTTTCTGCAGCCGGTCATCAAGTACGCGCAGGATGAAGCCAAGTTGCCACTGCTGAAGAAATTCCTGGCCGAGCGCAAAATGGGCGGGCTGATGATCACCGAACCGGGGCATGGCAGCGACGCCCTGCGCATGCAGAGCTGTTACACCCGCCACGGTGACCGCTACCATCTGAAGGGCACCAAGCACTGGGCTGGACTGACCGGATGGGCTGACTTCTGGTTGCTAACGGCCAGACAGCAGAATGAAAGCGGCGAATTGATGCGCGACATCGATTTTTTTATCTGTGATGTCGCCGCCCGGGATCAGCACATTGTGGTGGAGGAAGTTTATCAGAACCTCGGCATCTACATGCTCCCTTACGGACGCAATAAAGTTGATGTCAAAATTCCGGTTGTCCAGAAGCTTGAACCGCACAGCAGCGGGATTAAAATGATGCTCGACCTGCTGCATCGCAGCCGTATGCAGTTCCCCGGCATGGGGATGGGGTTTATTCAGCGCATGCTCGATGAGGCCGTGGCCCACTGTCGGGACCGGGTGGTCGGAGGCCGCAGTCTGTTCACCTACGATCAGGTGCAACAGCGTCTGGCTCGCCTCCAGTCGGCATTCACCGTGTGTTCCGCCATGTGCCTGAACAGTAGCCACAAAGTCAGTATTGAGAACGATATGGCACCCCACGGACTGGAAGCCAACGCCGTCAAAACCTATTTGACCGACCTGATGCAGTCAACCGCCCAATCGCTGCTGCAACTGGTTGGCGCCAAGGGCTACCGACTCAATCACATTGCCGGCCGGGCGATTGTGGACAGCCGCCCCTTTCAGATCTTTGAAGGCTCCAACGACATCCTGTATATCCAGATCGGCGAAGCCATCCAGAAGCAGTTGCAGCGCGCCAAAAACGCCAATCTGCTGACCCTGTTGTCAGGAATGGAGTTGACCGTCCTGGCGGCCGACCGCCTCAGGCAGCTTCTCGATTTTTCGGTCCGTACCCACCTTCCGCAGCGTAAATTGACCGAGTTGGGCAAAGTCGTCAGTCGGATCGTCGCCATGGACCAGGTCATCAGACTGGGGCAGACCCCCTTTAACAAAGAGCTGATCCAAAGTTCTTTGAGCCATATTGAGCAGGAGTTGACCGCCCTGTTCAGCAGTTTCAATTTTTCCAACCTGCACAATTTCTATGAAGGTTACGAAGAAAACAGCTCCTGGCTGAACTGCTACCAGTCCTGA
- a CDS encoding nitrous oxide reductase accessory protein NosL produces MKKVAMLSLLSCLLLVFVGHAETLPDQHQHPSCSYCGMDRVKFAQSRMLVEYADGSAVGTCSIHCMAVEFANAIDKMPARLLVADYNSRQLIDAQNAVWVIGGDQRGVMTARPKWAFAEQPAAEDFIAAHGGSLATFEQAMTFSYEDMYADTIRIRKMRAMKKHQHMN; encoded by the coding sequence ATGAAAAAGGTCGCCATGTTGTCATTGCTCTCATGTTTGCTGCTGGTTTTTGTCGGCCACGCGGAAACCCTGCCCGATCAGCATCAGCATCCTTCCTGCAGTTATTGTGGAATGGATCGGGTCAAGTTTGCTCAGAGCAGAATGTTGGTTGAATATGCAGACGGCTCGGCGGTTGGAACTTGCAGTATCCACTGTATGGCCGTCGAGTTTGCCAATGCCATTGATAAAATGCCGGCTCGGCTGCTGGTGGCCGATTACAACTCCCGGCAGTTGATTGATGCGCAAAATGCGGTCTGGGTGATCGGCGGGGATCAGCGCGGAGTGATGACCGCCCGACCCAAATGGGCTTTTGCCGAACAGCCTGCGGCGGAGGACTTTATCGCCGCCCATGGCGGCTCTCTGGCGACCTTTGAGCAGGCGATGACGTTCAGCTATGAAGATATGTACGCAGACACCATCCGCATCCGGAAAATGCGGGCGATGAAAAAACATCAACACATGAATTGA
- a CDS encoding YajD family HNH nuclease, with translation MSHDKKKPLSPAAGDHLFNTLLAEEKQRQSGYREQALKLFPWVCARCSREFEGKKVRELTVHHKDHNHDNNPPDGSNWELLCLYCHDHEHTRGIQADREELETNNSRVETLVHSPFAALAEKLSKQNQ, from the coding sequence ATGAGTCACGACAAAAAGAAACCGCTCAGTCCCGCCGCCGGCGATCACCTGTTCAATACTCTTTTAGCCGAAGAAAAACAGCGCCAGTCCGGATACCGTGAACAGGCGCTGAAGCTTTTCCCCTGGGTCTGCGCCCGTTGCAGCCGGGAATTCGAGGGTAAAAAAGTGCGTGAGCTGACCGTTCACCATAAAGACCATAATCATGACAACAACCCGCCCGACGGCAGCAACTGGGAGTTGCTCTGTCTCTACTGTCATGACCATGAACACACCCGCGGCATCCAGGCAGATCGAGAAGAGCTGGAAACAAACAACAGCCGCGTGGAAACGCTGGTCCACTCCCCCTTTGCCGCGCTTGCCGAAAAGCTCAGCAAGCAGAATCAATAA